From Coregonus clupeaformis isolate EN_2021a unplaced genomic scaffold, ASM2061545v1 scaf0348, whole genome shotgun sequence, a single genomic window includes:
- the LOC121535931 gene encoding ropporin-1 isoform X1 — translation MGGSFGFPCGVFVAVGSHSGFRMPHTGKPVVIPPELPGILKQFTKDAIRTQPEDLLEWATLYFSALVHGQTLPVNRTADKVVTPNTMDLTPEVLTTMHEKLYKKGTVSKTEVSKLWQSFGLADDLLRHIMTVGCFGDELDWIKFFALGCSYLGGTIKNAMTHALYILNSDSSCKPPDACVTFETFRFLYSYLAAVDREVSQAQIDRTITYLEAQAKARDGMVKVSDFVNSRKVRLG, via the exons atgggcgggagtttcgGATTTCcatgcg GTGTTTTCGTTGCCGTTGGCTCCCACTCTGGGTTCAGAATGCCTCACACAGGTAAACCGGTGGTCATCCCTCCAGAGCTCCCCGGCATTCTGAAGCAGTTCACCAAGGATGCCATCCGGACCCAACCTGAAGACCTGCTGGAATGGGCCACACT GTACTTCAGTGCTCTGGTCCACGGGCAGACGTTACCTGTGAACAGGACAGCAGACAAAGTGGTAACCCCCAACACCATGGACCTTACACCTGAGGTACTCACCACAATGCACGAAAAG cTGTATAAGAAAGGCACAGTCAGTAAGACGGAGGTGAGCAAGCTGTGGCAGTCGTTCGGATTGGCTGACGACCTTCTCAGACACATCATGACAGTGGGCTGCTTCGGAGACGAACTCGACTGGATCAAATTCTTCGCCCTGGGCTGCAGCTACCTGGGAGGA ACGATCAAGAACGCCATGACCCACGCACTGTATATCCTGAACTCAGACAGCTCGTGTAAGCCCCCAGACGCCTGTGTGACCTTCGAGACCTTCCGTTTCCTTTACTCCTACCTGGCTGCAGTGGACAGAGAGGTGTCCCAGGCCCAGATAGACCGAACCATCACCTACTTGGAGGCTCAGGC gaaGGCACGTGACGGGATGGTGAAGGTGTCAGACTTCGTCAACAGTCGTAAAGTGCGTTTGGGATAG
- the LOC121535931 gene encoding ropporin-1 isoform X2: MPHTGKPVVIPPELPGILKQFTKDAIRTQPEDLLEWATLYFSALVHGQTLPVNRTADKVVTPNTMDLTPEVLTTMHEKLYKKGTVSKTEVSKLWQSFGLADDLLRHIMTVGCFGDELDWIKFFALGCSYLGGTIKNAMTHALYILNSDSSCKPPDACVTFETFRFLYSYLAAVDREVSQAQIDRTITYLEAQAKARDGMVKVSDFVNSRKVRLG; encoded by the exons ATGCCTCACACAGGTAAACCGGTGGTCATCCCTCCAGAGCTCCCCGGCATTCTGAAGCAGTTCACCAAGGATGCCATCCGGACCCAACCTGAAGACCTGCTGGAATGGGCCACACT GTACTTCAGTGCTCTGGTCCACGGGCAGACGTTACCTGTGAACAGGACAGCAGACAAAGTGGTAACCCCCAACACCATGGACCTTACACCTGAGGTACTCACCACAATGCACGAAAAG cTGTATAAGAAAGGCACAGTCAGTAAGACGGAGGTGAGCAAGCTGTGGCAGTCGTTCGGATTGGCTGACGACCTTCTCAGACACATCATGACAGTGGGCTGCTTCGGAGACGAACTCGACTGGATCAAATTCTTCGCCCTGGGCTGCAGCTACCTGGGAGGA ACGATCAAGAACGCCATGACCCACGCACTGTATATCCTGAACTCAGACAGCTCGTGTAAGCCCCCAGACGCCTGTGTGACCTTCGAGACCTTCCGTTTCCTTTACTCCTACCTGGCTGCAGTGGACAGAGAGGTGTCCCAGGCCCAGATAGACCGAACCATCACCTACTTGGAGGCTCAGGC gaaGGCACGTGACGGGATGGTGAAGGTGTCAGACTTCGTCAACAGTCGTAAAGTGCGTTTGGGATAG
- the LOC121535930 gene encoding ADP-ribosylation factor-like protein 6-interacting protein 6 — translation MDIQHRQRPIKPDQSFWDNRRLWTARIFSMLCCVLVVSVVAVFCAFVYLILKELRTERVIGEDGSEVRLLGFWSVLVMSVLAGVCCCSFTWTITYFDSFEPGTFPPTPLSPAHLRQVTGHSFHMGYSVAVLNGIVAAITVIWSLT, via the exons ATGGACATACAACACCGGCAGCGTCCGATCAAACCGGACCAGAGTTTTTGGGACAACCGAAGACTGTGGACCGCAAGGATTTTCTCCATGCTCTGCTGTGTGCTGGTTGTGTCAGTCGTCGCCGTATTCTGTGCCTTTGTTTACCTAATCTTGAAAG aaCTGCGGACTGAGAGAGTGATTGGAGAGGATGGCTCAGAGGTTAGACTCTTAG GGTTCTGGAGTGTTCTGGTGATGTCGGTGCTAGCAGGGGTCTGCTGCTGTAGCTTCACATGGACCATCACCTACTTCGACTCTTTTGAGCCTGGCACGTTCCCCCCAACGCCCCTGTCCCCTGCCcacctcag gcaGGTGACAGGTCACTCCTTCCACATGGGCTACAGTGTGGCGGTCCTGAATGGCATCGTAGCGGCGATCACCGTCATTTGGAGCCTCACCTGA
- the LOC121536034 gene encoding LOW QUALITY PROTEIN: NADH-ubiquinone oxidoreductase 75 kDa subunit, mitochondrial (The sequence of the model RefSeq protein was modified relative to this genomic sequence to represent the inferred CDS: deleted 1 base in 1 codon) — translation MLRLPAVSRALAGAAKGSLVPSNNVRTSARAASNMVEVFVDGKPLEVLPGTTVLQACEKMGVQIPRFCYHERLSVAGNCRMCLVEIEKAPKLAAACAMPVMKGWNILTNSEKTRKAREGVMEFLLANHPLDCPICDQGGECDLQDQSMQFGSDRSRFSEDKRAVEDKNIGPLIKTIMTRCIQCTRCIRFASEIAGVEDLGTTGRGNNMQVGTYVEKMFMSEMSGNVIDICPVGALTSKPYAFTSRPWETRKTESIDVLDAVGSNIIVSTRGGEVMRVLPRLNEDINEEWISDKTRFAYDGLKRQRLTQPMVKDASGQLVPTSWEDVLTRVAGALQGAQGSDVAAIAGGMVDAEALVSLKDLLNRLNSDNLCTEEVFPHTGAGSDLRSNYLLNSRISGIEEADLLLLIGTNPRYEAPLFNARVRKSWLHNELKVSVVGSSADLSYTYDHLGESTQVLQDIANGTHPFCQVLAQAKRPVVVVGSASLQREDGGAILSSVQTIAQNARASSGVDEGWKVLNVLHRVASQVAALDLGYKAGVESIRKAPPKVLFLLGADGECITRQDLPKDSMIIYQGHHGDVGATMADVILPGAAYTEKNGTYVNTEGRSQQTRVAVTAPGMAREDWKIIRAISELAGLTLPYDSVDEVRGRLAEVSPNLVRYDDVEEANYFKQANQLSQAVNQTLLANPLVSPQLTAKDFYMTDPISRASQTMAKCVKAVTEGADAVDEPSIC, via the exons ATGTTGCGTTTGCCAGCCGTTAGCCGCGCGCTAGCTGGGGCAGCCAAGGGCAGCCTGGTCCCCTCCAACAATG TGCGTACCTCAGCAAGAGCTGccagtaacatggtggaggtgtTTGTTGATGGGAAACCATTGGAGGTGCTGCCTGGAACCACAGTGCTGCAG GCCTGTGAGAAGATGGGGGTGCAGATTCCTCGATTCTGCTACCACGAGCGCCTGTCTGTGGCTGGGAACTGCAGAATGTGTCTGGTGGAGATCGAGAAAGCCCCAAAGCTGGCGGCGGCGTGCGCCATGCCAGTGATGAAAGGCTGGAACATCCTGACCAACTCAGAGAAGACCCGCAAGGCcagagagggagtgatggagtTCCTGCTGGCTAACCACCCTCTGGACTGCCCCATCTGTGACCAGGGAGGAGAGTGTGACCttcag GACCAGTCCATGCAGTTTGGTTCAGACCGCAGTCGTTTCTCTGAGGACAAGCGGGCCGTGGAGGATAAGAACATTGGACCACTCATCAAAACCATCATGACCCGCTGCATCCAGTGCACACGCTGCATCCG TTTTGCCAGTGAGATTGCAGGTGTAGAGGACCTGGGTACCACAGGCAGAGGGAACAACATGCAGGTGGGAACGTACGTGGAGAAGATGTTCATGTCCGAGATGTCAGGAAACGTCATCGACATATGTCCAGTAGGAGCCCTCACCTCCAAACCATACGCCTTCACCTCACGACCCTGGGAGACcag GAAGACTGAGTCTATAGATGTGTTGGATGCAGTAGGCAGTAACATCATTGTGAGTACGCgtggtggagaggtgatgagggTTCTGCCCCGCCTGAACGAAGACATCAACGAAGAGTGGATCTCAGACAAGACCAG gtttGCGTATGACGGTCTGAAGCGCCAGAGGCTGACCCAGCCTATGGTGAAGGACGCGTCAGGACAGCTGGTCCCCACATCCTGGGAGGACGTACTCACACGCGTGGCCGGAGCA ttgcaGGGGGCCCAGGGCAGTGACGTGGCAGCCATAGCTGGAGGTATGGTGGATGCGGAGGCTCTGGTGTCTCTGAAGGACCTGCTCAACAGACTGAACAGTGACAACCTCTGTACTGAGGAGGTCTTCCCACATACTGGGGCTGG CTCTGACCTGCGTTCCAACTACCTGCTGAACTCTCGGATCAGTGGCATTGAGGAAGCTGACCTGCTGCTACTTATAGGAACCAACCCTCGCTACGAAGCCCCGCTCTTCAATGCACGCGTCCGcaagag ctGGTTGCATAATGAGTTGAAGGTGTCTGTGGTGGGGAGCAGTGCGGATCTGAGTTACACTTACGACCACCTGGGAGAGTCTACTCAGGTGCTGCAGGACATCGCT AACGGAACACACCCCTTCTGCCAG gtgCTGGCGCAGGCCAAGCGACCGGTAGTGGTGGTGGGTAGTGCCTCTCTTCAGAGGGAGGACGGAGGAGCCATCTTGAGCTCTGTGCAAACCATCGCCCAGAACGCTCGGGCCAGCAGCGGAGTGGATGAGGGCTGGAAGGTCCTCAATGTCCTACACAG GGTAGCCAGTCAGGTGGCAGCCCTGGATCTGGGCTACAAGGCGGGGGTGGAGTCTATCCGTAAAGCCCCGCCCAAGGTTCTGTTCCTGCTAGGAGCTGACGGAGAATGCATCACCAGACAGGACCTGCCCAAAGACAGCATGATCATCTAccagg GTCACCATGGAGACGTGGGTGCTACCATGGCTGACGTTATCCTGCCCGGCGCGGCGTACACGGAGAAGAACGGAACATACGTCAACACAGAGGGGAGGAGTCAACAGACACGCGTGGCCGTCACCGCGCCCGGCATGGCCAGGGAGGACTGGAAGATCATCAGAGCCATCtctgag CTGGCGGGGCTGACTCTACCCTATGACTCTGTGGATGAGGTGAGGGGCCGGCTGGCCGAGGTTTCTCCTAACCTGGTCCGCTACGACGACGTTGAGGAGGCCAACTACTTCAAACAGGCCAACCAACTCTCACAG gctGTGAATCAGACTCTTCTAGCAAATCCTCTCGTTTCTCCTCAGCTGACAGCTAAAGACTTCTATATGACAG atcCCATCAGTAGAGCGTCTCAGACTATGGCCAAGTGTGTTAAAGCCGTCACAGAGGGAGCTGACGCCGTCGACGAACCATCCATCTGCTGA
- the LOC121536035 gene encoding LOW QUALITY PROTEIN: elongation factor 1-beta (The sequence of the model RefSeq protein was modified relative to this genomic sequence to represent the inferred CDS: deleted 1 base in 1 codon), which yields MGFGDLKTPGGLKVLNDFLADKSYIEGWVPSQADVAVFDAISSAPSTDLCHALRWYNHIKSFQNKKGSLPGVKKPLGQYGPAGVEDKTAAAGDSKDGDDDMDLFGSDEEEDAEAEKLKEERIAAYAAKKSKKPTLIAKSSILLDVKPWDDETDMAKLEECVRSISMDGLLWGQSKLVPVGYGIKKLQIGCVVEDDKVGTDQLEEQITAFEDYVQSMDVAAFNKI from the exons ATGGGCTTTGGCGATCTGAAAACCCCTGGCGGCCTCAAGGTCCTCAACGACTTTTTAGCCGACAAGAGCTACATCGAGGG GTGGGTGCCCTCCCAGGCCGACGTGGCTGTGTTCGATGCAATCTCCTCAGCACCCTCCACAGACCTGTGCCACGCTCTGCGCTGGTACAACCACATCAAGTCATTCCAGAACAAGAAGGGCAG TCTGCCAGGAGTGAAGAAGCCCCTGGGCCAGTATGGTCCTGCC GGGGTGGAGGACAAGACTGCTGCAGCCGGAGACTCTAAGGATGGCGACGATGACATGGACCTCTTCGGCTCTGACGAAGAG GAGGACGCAGAGGCAGAaaagctgaaggaggagagaATCGCAGCTTACGCCGCCAAGAAGTCAAAGA AGCCCACACTCATCGCCAAGTCGTCCATCCTGCTTGATGTGAAGCCGTGGGATGACGAGACGGACATGGCCAAGCTGGAGGAGTGTGTTCGCAGCATCTCAATGGACGGCCTGCTCTGGGGACAGT CCAAGCTGGTACCAGTGGGCTATGGCATCAAGAAGCTGCAGATCGGGTGTGTGGTGGAGGACGACAAGGTGGGAACAGACCAGCTGGAAGAACAGATCACAGCCTTCGAGGACTATGTCCAGTCTATGGATGTGGCTGCGTTCAACAAGATCTAA